From the Methanobacterium sp. genome, the window ATTGGGAATCCCTACATTGCCATTAGAAATAAGCTCATTATTATATTCTGACTCATTTTTAACCCTATCAGAAGAGATAGATCTTAACCTTCCCAATGTTTCAGGGTCATTTTGTACTGATAGAATGTGTTCATCAAAGTCTAAATATTCTTCATTATAAGGTTGTTCTATTCCAATTAGTATTTCATGAAATTCTAGATCCTTCCGTTTCCAAATAGGTGCTAATTCAACTTTGTTAGGAATTTTCTTATATTTATTGTTTACATAGTCTAATTGTTCTTCAAATGTTGGAACTACTCTATAAAAAACTGAAAACGAAGGTTGAATATCAAAAAAAGTTGAATTTTCTTTAACTAAGAATTTAATTGATAGACTATTATTTTTGACACTGCTTATGGTGCGTTTTTCTTCAATGACATCACCAGAATCTTCAGAGTAGTCTAATCTAGTCTTATCGCTTAATGTGCCTAAAATAATATTTCTTGATGGTTTATCAGGGCTTTGAAATCGCTGAAAATCGTCATGAGTACCATTAAGTTTTGAAACCACATCATTAACTAAAATATCTCCGAATTTATCGTAATTCCACATCTTGCTCACCCAAAACAAATTTCTAATAAGTATGATAAATAACTTTTTATTTAATCGTGATATTCGGGTTGATTAAATATATTGATTAAATATATGAATTTGTTTTAAGTTTGAATAATTCAAGATACTATTATTTAGAGGTTTTTGTTGGATAAACATCATAATGAACTACTGAGGGATCCCATGCATCGCTAACATATTTTTTAGCAGTATCAAACACCATTTTTTTATATTTGGAAGCCTTTTCTTTTTTTATCCTTTTTCTTTCTATATCTGCTGAATAATATAGTATATCCTGTCTTACACAGATGTTATGTTTTCTGATATTGCTTCTAAATAATCTGACTAACTTATCGTTCCATCCTGGATGAATATAGTAATCTTTTCGGGATTGAGGTTTTTTTACGTAAGGATTATAATTATCAAATGTTTGATCTAATGGTCGGAATCTGCAGTCTGTGATTTGAACATTCCATTCCCAACATTGAATCCTTTTTCGTTCCATCTCATCAAAGCTCAGATCATGATTAAATATCATGAAAACAGAGATATACTTATCTTGGTATCCAGAATCAATTAATATATCAATTTGACGTTTTATCTTTTCTTTATCTGAAAATGGCCCATCCCATGCAATTTTGGGATTTATAAAATTAGCCTTTTTTAATAAAACACCTAATTCTGGAGATCTGAGTAGAATTCTACCATCAAATCCACTTTGTGACTCGCAATTTAATATTATACGCTGTTTTTTCAGTTCAACAAGTTCTTCAAGAATTTCTTTTATATGTGAATTTGCTAGGAGATTATTATCATAAAAGATAATCTTTGCACTCTTTTTCCGGTTTATTTTTTCTATTTCTTTGGTTATTTCCTTAGAAAGTATATTATTTACAATTTCAGCAACTTCTCTATCCATTACATTTTTTAACAATTTATTTATTTTTGAAGCAGTTTTGATGGAAATTTGGTCTGTTACTATTTGTATATCCTTTTTACGTGACTTCTCTCTTTTTAAGATACTTTCACGAATAGATTTTTTGTATTTAAAGGTGGGTTCTATTTCATAAACTCCACAACATGAACATTTCCTAATACAACCTCTAGAAGTGTGTAGTATTTGATAATCAACATTTACCAATGAATAATCAGGTTCAAAATCTTCAGCATCTTCGCATACACCAACAAAGACATCATCACAACCCGTATATTTTCTACAATGTTCTGGCATCAAAGATGCATATATCCCTCCAACTACAATTTTAGCTGTAGGAAAATGAATTTTACAAAAAGTTACAGCTTCTTTTACATATTTTGACCAATAAGTGAATAACGAGGTTATTAATATTAAATCAGGTTTAAAATTGAAATGATCAATGTTACTCTTAAAATTAGAATTTAATCTATTTAATTTTACTTCATAACCCTTATTTTTATAATAAGATGCTAATTTAAGAAGACCTATCGGTAAAAAATCTTTATGATTATGACTTTTTTTTGGAATAGGAAAATTCGGTTGTATCAACAATACTTTTTTAAAAGTTTTATCTTGCGATAAATTTTTCTTCAAAATTCTTCACCACGATTTATAGCTATATATCTTAGATATTATCAACACTCAGTAATAACCCTCCAATAAACCCCCATAACTTGACATAGGAATATTGCTTGGGGAATAATATAAAAATTTCCATTAGGAAAAACATTCATTTTTAAAATAAAAATTGGACATTGAAGTTTTCCCGATTTAATCCTTTATATTAAATTCATTGGTTACCCATTCATTATCATCATAAAGGTTCTTTTTGATAAATAAATATCTTTATTTATATTAATATCATCATTCAAATGATTTTTGACCTTTTAGGAGATATAATTTGGTACATCTATTAAAAAAATTTAAATTCTTTAATT encodes:
- a CDS encoding cobalamin-dependent protein (Presence of a B(12) (cobalamin)-binding domain implies dependence on cobalamin itself, in one of its several forms, or in some unusual lineages, dependence on a cobalamin-like analog.) encodes the protein MKKNLSQDKTFKKVLLIQPNFPIPKKSHNHKDFLPIGLLKLASYYKNKGYEVKLNRLNSNFKSNIDHFNFKPDLILITSLFTYWSKYVKEAVTFCKIHFPTAKIVVGGIYASLMPEHCRKYTGCDDVFVGVCEDAEDFEPDYSLVNVDYQILHTSRGCIRKCSCCGVYEIEPTFKYKKSIRESILKREKSRKKDIQIVTDQISIKTASKINKLLKNVMDREVAEIVNNILSKEITKEIEKINRKKSAKIIFYDNNLLANSHIKEILEELVELKKQRIILNCESQSGFDGRILLRSPELGVLLKKANFINPKIAWDGPFSDKEKIKRQIDILIDSGYQDKYISVFMIFNHDLSFDEMERKRIQCWEWNVQITDCRFRPLDQTFDNYNPYVKKPQSRKDYYIHPGWNDKLVRLFRSNIRKHNICVRQDILYYSADIERKRIKKEKASKYKKMVFDTAKKYVSDAWDPSVVHYDVYPTKTSK